One window from the genome of Nitrosospira multiformis encodes:
- a CDS encoding EF-hand domain-containing protein: protein MRNKKTMISLAVGSAFAATLGAAPLASATDNPFIAQSLDKGIMLAYADKVDPNKYGGGAKSGEGRCGMSMVDTNKDGKVTKQEFLKHHEVIFDRMDTNKDGAVDQPEADSYGGAKPAAPHAPGAPSTAPHGGMKK, encoded by the coding sequence ATGCGCAATAAGAAAACCATGATTTCCCTGGCTGTGGGTTCCGCTTTTGCAGCTACGCTCGGTGCGGCGCCACTCGCCTCGGCGACTGATAATCCTTTCATCGCGCAATCCCTGGATAAAGGCATCATGCTCGCGTATGCCGATAAAGTGGATCCCAATAAATATGGGGGTGGAGCAAAATCCGGTGAAGGCCGATGCGGCATGTCGATGGTGGACACCAACAAGGATGGCAAAGTCACGAAGCAGGAATTCCTGAAACATCACGAGGTCATATTTGACAGGATGGATACCAACAAGGATGGCGCTGTCGATCAGCCTGAGGCTGACAGCTATGGAGGAGCCAAACCCGCCGCACCCCATGCGCCCGGCGCACCCAGTACAGCGCCCCATGGCGGGATGAAGAAGTAA
- a CDS encoding HvfB family MNIO-type RiPP peptide maturase produces MESLCRASVGLGFRRELIPELEKCVPAAIDFFEIAPENWIDFGGVTGRDLRRFTERYPFVCHGLSLSIGSPAPLDEELLHKIRQFLDQHQISLYTEHLSYCSDDGHLYDLLPIPFTEEAVKYVAARIRRAQDILGRRIALENASFYVRSPITEMSEADFIRAVLTEADCDLHLDINNVYVNSVNHAYDPIEFICAMPTERIVYMHMAGHYHEAENLIIDTHGADVIDPVWSLLDQTYRIHGIAPTLLERDFNIPPLHELMHEVERIGLAQTRYAGANHVRAAS; encoded by the coding sequence GTGGAATCCCTGTGCCGTGCCAGCGTAGGGCTGGGCTTTCGGCGGGAATTAATTCCTGAGCTAGAAAAGTGTGTTCCCGCCGCTATCGACTTCTTTGAAATCGCGCCGGAAAACTGGATCGATTTCGGTGGTGTGACGGGGCGGGATTTGCGCCGCTTCACGGAGCGTTACCCCTTTGTCTGTCATGGACTCTCACTCTCCATTGGTAGCCCGGCGCCGTTGGATGAGGAGTTGCTGCACAAGATCCGGCAATTCCTGGATCAGCATCAGATTTCCCTTTATACAGAACATCTCTCGTACTGTTCCGATGATGGTCATCTCTATGATTTGCTTCCCATACCCTTTACCGAAGAAGCAGTGAAATATGTTGCCGCACGCATTCGCCGTGCTCAAGATATCCTGGGGCGTCGCATTGCGCTGGAAAATGCCTCGTTTTACGTGCGATCGCCTATTACCGAAATGAGTGAAGCAGACTTTATCCGCGCTGTATTAACCGAAGCGGATTGCGACCTGCATCTTGACATCAACAACGTGTACGTCAACAGCGTTAATCATGCTTATGATCCCATCGAATTTATCTGCGCGATGCCTACGGAACGCATTGTCTACATGCATATGGCCGGACATTACCATGAAGCGGAAAATCTGATTATCGACACTCATGGCGCGGACGTAATCGATCCGGTATGGTCATTGCTGGATCAAACTTACCGCATTCACGGCATAGCGCCCACGTTGCTGGAGCGTGACTTCAATATTCCCCCCCTGCATGAACTGATGCATGAGGTCGAGCGCATCGGTCTGGCTCAGACTCGATATGCGGGTGCGAACCATGTCCGCGCCGCTTCCTGA
- a CDS encoding HvfC family RiPP maturation protein — translation MSAPLPEFQRFQYAFTAHIRDPKANACPRGVEAARMRIYRRLVYNNVESFLLTCFPVLRKVLGTRRWRRLVRAFLAMHRSRSPFFREIPDEFIQFLQTEWTSPADYPEFMLELAHYEWVELVLSVSTDTPDWDRIDPGGSLLEQCPALNPALANLCYRWPVHRISPRARTMPIETYLLVFRDNSDQIRFTEINAFTSRLMSLLETAEHTGQTALEIVATESHHPSPEVVIQGGLAIMRDLQARGALLGVLR, via the coding sequence ATGTCCGCGCCGCTTCCTGAATTTCAGCGCTTCCAGTACGCCTTTACCGCACATATCCGTGACCCTAAGGCGAACGCTTGTCCGCGTGGCGTTGAAGCAGCGCGTATGCGGATATATAGAAGGCTGGTTTACAACAACGTTGAGAGCTTCCTGTTGACCTGCTTTCCCGTACTCAGAAAAGTACTTGGAACGCGTCGTTGGAGGAGGCTCGTGCGTGCGTTCCTTGCCATGCATCGCAGCCGCTCGCCTTTTTTCAGGGAAATACCTGATGAGTTTATTCAGTTCCTGCAAACGGAATGGACGTCACCGGCGGATTATCCGGAATTCATGCTGGAACTTGCGCATTATGAATGGGTGGAACTGGTGCTATCCGTCTCAACGGATACTCCGGATTGGGACCGCATCGATCCCGGCGGCAGCCTGCTGGAACAATGTCCCGCTCTAAACCCGGCACTCGCCAATCTTTGTTACCGGTGGCCCGTGCATCGTATCAGCCCGCGCGCACGAACCATGCCAATAGAAACCTATTTACTGGTATTCCGCGATAACAGCGATCAGATTCGATTCACCGAAATCAACGCATTTACCTCGCGGCTAATGAGCCTGTTAGAAACCGCCGAGCATACAGGTCAAACGGCACTCGAAATTGTTGCCACGGAAAGTCATCATCCCTCGCCTGAAGTCGTGATTCAGGGAGGGCTGGCAATTATGCGTGATTTACAGGCGCGGGGCGCGCTGCTGGGTGTTCTGCGTTAG